The following proteins come from a genomic window of Nitrospirae bacterium YQR-1:
- a CDS encoding response regulator: MYYAISEGDDLIGTRVMVVEDEWIIATNIQNILEEMGLSVLPIILSGEEALKQAEVDKPDVVLMDIVLRGKIDGIETAEKLRELYDIPVVYLTSHTDEHTFQRAKGSEPFGYLVKPFERTELRYAIEMAVYKHRTDRELREKSRQLEELNRNLEIKVKEEVEKGRRREHMLIQQSKLAAMGEMMFNISHQWRQPLNVIGLLIQDLDEASSFGEINDLYIKQMSRDTMEQLNFMSKTITDFSNFCRPSDALVVFDIKEALDNVIALVKTQLESNQIYITTRDSKGGIPEPGSYMADGYPGEFKQVILSILNNAKDAVLLKRKISSSVHIENSEIVIEFSKAADSISVSITDTGGGISKAVIDRIFEPYFTTKDNGIGIGLYMSKLIIENYMNGKLFAKNTDTGAQFTVQLQRKTN, translated from the coding sequence TTGTACTATGCAATTAGTGAGGGAGATGATTTGATTGGAACCCGTGTGATGGTTGTGGAGGATGAGTGGATAATAGCAACCAATATCCAAAACATACTTGAGGAAATGGGGTTAAGCGTCTTACCGATTATACTTTCGGGTGAAGAGGCGCTAAAACAAGCCGAGGTGGACAAACCTGACGTGGTTCTCATGGACATCGTGCTACGCGGTAAGATTGACGGCATAGAGACGGCGGAAAAACTGAGGGAACTATACGACATACCGGTAGTGTATTTAACCTCCCATACGGATGAGCATACGTTTCAGAGGGCAAAGGGGTCGGAGCCTTTTGGATATTTGGTAAAACCCTTTGAAAGAACTGAGTTGAGATATGCCATAGAGATGGCTGTTTATAAGCACAGAACAGACAGAGAGCTGAGGGAGAAGTCACGCCAGTTGGAGGAGTTAAACAGAAATCTGGAGATTAAAGTTAAGGAAGAGGTGGAAAAGGGCAGACGCAGGGAGCATATGTTAATTCAGCAGTCGAAGCTGGCGGCTATGGGTGAGATGATGTTTAATATTTCCCATCAGTGGAGACAGCCGTTAAATGTTATCGGGTTATTGATTCAGGACCTTGATGAGGCCTCCTCATTTGGTGAAATAAATGACTTGTATATAAAACAGATGTCCAGAGACACCATGGAACAGCTTAACTTTATGTCCAAAACAATAACGGATTTCAGCAATTTCTGCAGGCCATCGGATGCTTTGGTAGTGTTTGACATTAAAGAGGCGTTGGACAATGTGATTGCTCTTGTGAAAACACAGCTTGAAAGTAATCAGATATATATAACAACCCGTGATTCCAAAGGAGGCATTCCTGAACCAGGCTCCTACATGGCAGACGGCTATCCCGGAGAGTTTAAGCAAGTGATTTTAAGCATATTAAATAACGCTAAAGATGCAGTTCTTCTGAAGAGAAAAATATCCAGCTCAGTGCACATAGAAAACTCTGAAATCGTAATAGAATTCAGCAAGGCGGCTGATTCAATAAGTGTAAGCATAACAGACACCGGAGGTGGTATTTCCAAAGCGGTAATTGACAGGATTTTTGAGCCCTACTTTACGACAAAGGACAATGGTATCGGGATAGGCCTTTATATGTCTAAACTGATAATAGAAAACTATATGAATGGCAAATTATTTGCTAAAAATACAGATACAGGCGCTCAGTTTACAGTACAACTTCAAAGAAAAACTAATTAA
- the argB gene encoding acetylglutamate kinase: MEDLIKKAEVLIEALPYIRNFYKKTFVIKYGGAAQVKDELKEAFARDIVLFNYIGINTVIVHGGGPKISSTMEKLGKSPVFVEGLRVTDRDTMDIVEMVLGGIVNKEIVTFINLHGGNAVGLTGKDGNLLRATKKIITKKCSETGVDEVVDIGLVGEVESVNPAILTALEENGFVPVIAPIGLSATGETLNINADYVASAVAGALKAEKLIILTDVPGIIDQDKNVISTIRKSDIEQLSSKGVITGGMLPKVRAGVSALESGVVKTHIIDGRIPNCLLLEIFTQEGIGTEIVL; the protein is encoded by the coding sequence ATGGAAGATTTAATAAAAAAAGCCGAGGTACTGATTGAGGCCTTACCCTATATTCGGAATTTTTACAAGAAGACTTTTGTAATCAAATATGGGGGAGCGGCACAGGTTAAGGACGAGCTGAAAGAAGCCTTTGCACGAGATATAGTTTTATTTAATTACATCGGTATAAACACGGTGATAGTGCACGGTGGAGGACCTAAGATTTCAAGCACGATGGAAAAACTCGGCAAGTCACCCGTTTTTGTGGAGGGACTCAGAGTAACCGACAGGGATACCATGGACATTGTTGAGATGGTACTGGGCGGAATTGTAAACAAGGAAATCGTAACTTTTATCAACCTTCATGGAGGTAATGCCGTGGGCCTTACAGGGAAAGACGGCAATCTCCTCAGAGCCACAAAGAAGATTATTACAAAGAAGTGCTCAGAGACAGGGGTTGATGAGGTGGTGGATATAGGGTTGGTTGGGGAGGTTGAGTCGGTAAATCCGGCAATACTGACAGCTCTGGAGGAAAATGGATTTGTGCCTGTTATAGCGCCCATTGGGTTAAGCGCCACAGGTGAGACGTTAAATATAAATGCCGACTATGTGGCCTCGGCAGTTGCAGGGGCCTTGAAAGCTGAAAAACTGATTATTCTAACCGATGTCCCAGGCATAATAGATCAGGATAAGAATGTTATATCAACGATTAGAAAATCTGACATAGAACAGTTATCTTCAAAAGGGGTAATCACAGGTGGTATGCTTCCAAAGGTCAGAGCAGGCGTCTCGGCACTGGAAAGCGGCGTTGTTAAAACGCATATAATTGACGGACGAATCCCTAATTGTCTTCTCCTTGAAATCTTTACTCAGGAGGGCATAGGGACAGAGATTGTGTTGTGA
- a CDS encoding septal ring lytic transglycosylase RlpA family protein translates to MIHWSGPKTLFFLMTFTIVAAFFASCSTAPKSVSTTKNYQKNVYIPDKSTSPQESPVREGSIMVASWYGPDFHGKPTASGEIYDMNAMTAAHKTLPFGTILRVTNPNTGASAEVIVNDRGPFIAGRDLDLSYSAAKNVGVYGPGTMTVQIDYLGRDMKYVKYIKVSDGVASAASSSSGYTIQIGAFQEQQNALRLKSSLEFEYQGVYIKQISVDGKTIYRVRIGKYKEKTKAIDYAKGLAEEGYDTLVIAND, encoded by the coding sequence ATGATACATTGGAGCGGGCCGAAAACTCTTTTTTTTCTGATGACTTTTACAATAGTTGCGGCCTTTTTTGCCAGTTGTTCGACAGCTCCTAAGTCGGTATCTACAACAAAAAACTATCAAAAAAACGTTTATATACCGGATAAGTCCACATCGCCTCAGGAATCTCCGGTCAGAGAGGGTTCAATTATGGTGGCCTCGTGGTACGGTCCTGATTTTCACGGTAAACCCACGGCCTCCGGTGAAATATATGATATGAATGCAATGACGGCAGCTCACAAAACACTCCCCTTTGGCACTATCCTGAGGGTTACAAACCCTAACACGGGAGCCTCTGCTGAGGTTATTGTCAATGACAGGGGCCCTTTTATCGCCGGCAGGGACCTCGACCTCTCATATTCAGCCGCAAAAAATGTGGGAGTTTACGGCCCAGGCACCATGACCGTACAAATTGATTATCTGGGCAGGGACATGAAGTATGTAAAATACATAAAGGTATCCGATGGTGTTGCCTCCGCCGCCTCATCCTCTTCCGGTTATACGATTCAGATAGGGGCTTTCCAGGAGCAGCAGAACGCTCTGCGGCTAAAGAGTTCCCTTGAATTTGAGTATCAGGGAGTTTACATAAAGCAGATATCAGTTGACGGCAAGACCATCTACAGGGTACGCATCGGCAAGTACAAGGAAAAGACCAAAGCCATAGACTATGCAAAGGGACTTGCCGAGGAGGGTTACGATACCCTTGTGATAGCTAATGACTAA
- the hslU gene encoding ATP-dependent protease ATPase subunit HslU: MDNLTPRKIVEELDKYIIGQKDAKRAVAIALRNRWRRQQLTYELRDEVLPKNIIMIGPTGVGKTEIARRLAKLAAAPFIKVEASKFTEVGYVGRDVESMIRDLTEIGVNMVKDEHFTKIQERARTLAEERMLDILLPTYKGMKGLSPSLEEKQKQSETREKFRDKLRDGKLDSKYVEIDVKERVMPFGVISNIGLEDLEINIKEMLGSFLPEKAKKKKMKVPDAIALLVKDEANKLIDMEAVTKEAITRTEQTGMVFIDEIDKIASKGSSHGPDVSREGVQRDLLPIVEGTTVTTKHGPVKTDHVLFIAAGAFHVSKPSDLIPELQGRFPIRVELEALGKGDFIRILTEPSNALIKQYVALLATEKYKLEFLEESIDEIAEIATQVNEKTENIGARRLQTVLEKLLEDVSFDAPDTTDGSLVVDRKYVADKLSDIVKNEDLSRYIL, from the coding sequence ATGGATAATCTTACTCCCAGAAAAATTGTAGAAGAACTCGACAAGTACATAATAGGGCAGAAAGACGCAAAGCGTGCAGTGGCAATAGCTCTGAGAAACCGCTGGAGACGGCAGCAACTTACTTATGAGCTGCGAGATGAGGTGCTCCCTAAAAATATCATAATGATAGGCCCCACAGGAGTCGGGAAAACTGAAATTGCCAGGCGGCTTGCCAAACTTGCCGCCGCCCCTTTTATAAAGGTTGAGGCGTCTAAATTTACCGAGGTCGGTTATGTCGGCAGGGATGTTGAGTCTATGATAAGGGATTTAACTGAAATCGGCGTTAATATGGTCAAAGATGAGCATTTTACAAAAATTCAGGAGCGTGCCCGCACTTTGGCGGAGGAGCGTATGCTGGATATCCTTTTGCCGACTTATAAGGGTATGAAGGGACTGAGCCCATCCTTAGAGGAAAAACAAAAACAATCCGAGACAAGGGAAAAATTCAGGGATAAACTCAGAGATGGAAAACTTGACTCAAAGTACGTGGAGATTGACGTTAAGGAAAGGGTCATGCCATTTGGCGTTATTTCAAATATCGGACTTGAGGACCTTGAGATAAACATAAAGGAAATGCTTGGCAGTTTTCTGCCTGAGAAGGCTAAAAAGAAGAAAATGAAGGTGCCCGACGCCATTGCACTGCTTGTTAAAGACGAGGCAAATAAGTTGATTGACATGGAGGCCGTAACCAAAGAGGCCATAACCAGAACCGAACAGACAGGAATGGTCTTTATTGACGAGATAGACAAGATAGCCTCAAAGGGCTCCTCTCACGGCCCTGACGTCTCCCGAGAGGGTGTGCAGCGAGACCTATTGCCTATAGTAGAAGGCACAACTGTAACAACCAAGCACGGGCCGGTCAAAACCGATCACGTGCTTTTTATAGCGGCAGGAGCGTTTCATGTATCCAAGCCATCCGATTTGATTCCTGAGCTCCAGGGACGCTTTCCTATCAGAGTGGAGCTTGAGGCTCTCGGCAAAGGCGATTTTATCAGAATTCTGACCGAGCCCAGCAACGCTCTTATAAAACAGTACGTAGCGCTTCTTGCCACTGAAAAGTACAAACTTGAATTCCTTGAGGAGTCCATTGATGAAATAGCGGAGATAGCCACACAGGTTAATGAAAAAACAGAAAACATAGGAGCAAGACGGTTGCAAACTGTGCTTGAAAAACTCCTTGAGGATGTCTCCTTCGATGCCCCTGATACTACAGACGGCAGTCTTGTGGTTGACAGAAAATATGTGGCTGACAAGTTGTCTGATATTGTTAAAAACGAGGATTTAAGCAGATACATTTTATGA
- the hslV gene encoding ATP-dependent protease subunit HslV: protein MFEATTIICVRKDGKVAISGDGQVTFGSTVLKHNAKKLRRMYNDKVLAGFAGATADAFTLFEKFEGKLETYRGNLTRAAVELAKDWRMDKILRRLEALLLITDKDTTLIISGTGDVIEPEHGIAAIGSGGSYALAAARALCENTSLSAVEIAQKSMEIAAEICIYTNKNITTEELNG, encoded by the coding sequence ATGTTTGAGGCAACAACAATTATATGTGTAAGGAAGGACGGAAAGGTGGCAATATCAGGGGACGGACAGGTTACATTTGGCTCAACCGTGCTAAAGCATAACGCAAAGAAATTACGCCGGATGTATAACGATAAGGTACTGGCCGGATTTGCCGGAGCTACCGCGGATGCTTTTACGTTGTTTGAAAAATTTGAGGGTAAACTTGAGACTTATCGCGGCAATCTGACTCGTGCCGCCGTGGAGCTTGCCAAAGACTGGCGTATGGATAAAATATTGAGGCGTCTTGAGGCACTTTTACTTATTACCGATAAGGATACTACTTTAATTATATCCGGTACAGGTGATGTCATAGAACCTGAACATGGCATAGCGGCTATCGGCTCAGGCGGCTCTTATGCCCTTGCCGCAGCCAGGGCACTGTGTGAAAACACATCATTAAGCGCCGTGGAGATTGCCCAAAAATCTATGGAAATAGCTGCTGAAATCTGCATTTATACGAATAAAAATATCACTACAGAGGAGCTAAATGGATAA
- a CDS encoding XRE family transcriptional regulator: MVTGIDEKIRKKIVRILQQRDIKQKELAGMIGVMPQNLNAYMTGKRGFGKKNVLRIAQALDIPAEKFYTGNVISKAKIKRAKDIPLLSWQKLVDCEHVVDVFRTDYADGRISYDSENETVFAVKVEGNSMSPEFKDGNIVIVSPLEKPSTGDFVIVRYAGNTLFRKIKFYDDTIVLKAVNVEYDDIAISSDDKHALSVLGKIEAKLVLYQ, encoded by the coding sequence GTGGTAACAGGGATAGACGAAAAAATCAGAAAGAAAATCGTGCGGATTCTTCAGCAGCGTGATATAAAACAGAAGGAACTGGCGGGTATGATAGGTGTAATGCCGCAGAATCTAAACGCTTATATGACGGGCAAGCGTGGTTTTGGAAAAAAAAATGTGTTGCGTATAGCACAGGCCCTTGATATTCCGGCGGAGAAGTTCTACACTGGAAATGTAATCTCTAAAGCAAAGATAAAGAGAGCAAAGGATATTCCCCTTCTTTCATGGCAGAAGCTAGTTGATTGTGAACATGTGGTAGATGTTTTCAGGACCGATTACGCAGACGGGAGAATATCTTACGACTCTGAGAACGAAACTGTTTTTGCTGTCAAGGTAGAAGGTAACAGTATGTCACCTGAGTTTAAAGACGGTAACATTGTTATTGTGTCACCATTAGAAAAACCTTCAACAGGTGATTTTGTTATTGTCCGCTACGCAGGCAATACATTATTCAGAAAAATTAAATTTTATGATGATACAATAGTACTTAAAGCTGTGAATGTGGAATATGATGACATTGCAATAAGCAGTGATGACAAACATGCCCTCTCCGTTTTAGGAAAAATAGAAGCAAAACTGGTATTGTACCAATAA
- a CDS encoding DMT family protein, whose product MKTIILLTISNIFMTFAWYGHLRYKQIPLFKVILISWFIAFAEYCFQVPANRTGHGQFTAAELKTMQEVITLVVFCVFSVFYLREDLKWNYIVGFVFIVAAVFFVFKKW is encoded by the coding sequence ATGAAAACAATTATACTTTTGACAATATCCAACATTTTTATGACTTTTGCATGGTATGGCCATCTTAGGTATAAACAAATCCCGCTTTTTAAAGTTATATTAATAAGCTGGTTTATTGCTTTTGCGGAATATTGTTTTCAAGTGCCTGCTAACCGGACAGGCCACGGGCAGTTCACCGCCGCAGAGCTTAAAACCATGCAGGAGGTAATAACTCTGGTGGTTTTTTGTGTGTTCTCTGTTTTTTATTTGAGAGAAGACCTGAAATGGAACTATATAGTGGGGTTTGTCTTTATTGTAGCCGCAGTTTTTTTTGTTTTTAAGAAGTGGTAA
- a CDS encoding glycosyltransferase family 4 protein gives MITWHAATESLYRKLIAELVLKGVTVKAIIPAWWDEGGKKTVFEKTQHDNYEIMSVPTMFTNHIRAFFYPDVLRIYREIADFKPDIVHIMEEPFSLAAFEFLMISKLLKPQVKTILYSFENIDFKQKFPYSYFQSNNLKNADAITVVPAESVAIWENRGFKRKIYVIPLGFDTTLYEKNIGINMPDLIHSAKDAFKIGYAGRLTPEKGIESLLKAVSILKHRGNNCVLFVAGGGGHKSVLQKKAAELGINDLVFFIDALGQREMPAFYNSLDVFVLPSLTSTRWKEQFGRVIIESMASKTPVIGSSSGEIPAVIGNAGLVFREGDAVNLAGTIQKLMDDKVLRAELSLAGHKKAYEKYTWSGVAESYVKVYEELLS, from the coding sequence TTGATTACCTGGCATGCTGCCACAGAGAGCTTATACAGAAAGCTGATAGCTGAGCTTGTCTTAAAAGGAGTTACCGTAAAAGCCATAATCCCTGCATGGTGGGATGAGGGCGGCAAAAAAACTGTCTTTGAAAAAACGCAGCATGACAATTATGAAATAATGTCAGTTCCCACAATGTTTACAAACCATATAAGGGCTTTTTTTTATCCTGATGTTTTGAGAATTTACAGAGAAATTGCAGACTTTAAACCTGACATCGTCCACATTATGGAAGAGCCCTTCTCTTTAGCCGCCTTTGAGTTTCTTATGATTTCAAAACTCTTAAAGCCACAGGTAAAAACCATTTTATATTCATTTGAAAACATAGATTTTAAACAGAAATTCCCTTATTCATATTTTCAGTCCAATAATTTAAAAAATGCCGATGCCATAACAGTTGTTCCGGCAGAGAGTGTCGCTATATGGGAAAACCGTGGTTTTAAACGTAAAATCTATGTGATTCCACTAGGGTTTGATACAACGTTGTACGAAAAAAACATTGGGATAAATATGCCGGATTTGATTCATAGCGCTAAGGATGCCTTTAAAATCGGCTATGCCGGAAGGCTTACCCCTGAAAAGGGTATTGAGAGCCTTTTAAAGGCTGTTTCCATCTTAAAACACAGAGGCAATAACTGTGTGCTCTTTGTAGCCGGAGGTGGTGGCCATAAGAGTGTTTTGCAAAAAAAAGCAGCAGAGCTTGGTATTAATGATTTAGTTTTTTTTATTGATGCACTAGGTCAGAGAGAAATGCCTGCGTTTTACAATTCACTTGATGTTTTTGTACTGCCATCATTGACATCCACACGGTGGAAGGAGCAGTTTGGACGTGTCATCATTGAATCCATGGCCTCAAAGACGCCGGTTATCGGTTCATCCTCAGGAGAGATACCTGCTGTTATAGGAAATGCAGGGCTTGTCTTTAGAGAAGGTGATGCCGTCAATCTGGCCGGCACGATACAAAAACTTATGGATGATAAAGTGCTCAGAGCAGAGCTTTCACTGGCTGGCCACAAAAAAGCATATGAGAAATACACATGGTCAGGGGTTGCTGAGAGCTACGTAAAAGTATATGAAGAGCTTTTATCCTGA
- a CDS encoding cyclic nucleotide-binding domain-containing protein, translating to MNINKLDEVKEISELLREVSFFSSFSDVGMKMLAKKIQIRHMHKSEEFLHCDTENFFMYIILQGKVKIYRINSEGKAITLAIRQEGDYFGEISI from the coding sequence GTGAACATTAACAAACTTGATGAGGTAAAAGAAATATCGGAACTACTAAGAGAGGTAAGTTTCTTTTCTTCCTTTTCTGACGTTGGAATGAAGATGTTGGCAAAAAAAATACAAATAAGGCATATGCATAAAAGCGAGGAATTTCTCCATTGTGATACAGAGAATTTTTTCATGTACATAATCCTCCAAGGGAAAGTGAAAATTTATAGAATAAACTCTGAAGGAAAAGCCATTACACTTGCTATTAGGCAAGAAGGGGATTATTTCGGAGAAATATCAATATAG
- a CDS encoding Crp/Fnr family transcriptional regulator, giving the protein MISKDIFWELLYSDKSFLTSLVKEMCSRIRESTELVERLTYNKAHQRVKLLFMKYALSQNKSNDNGTPILLKIPLTHQDIADMTGLTRETVSAALIDMKNNGEISSVKSKIYKLNPPFFENL; this is encoded by the coding sequence ATGATCAGTAAAGATATATTTTGGGAACTGTTGTATTCGGATAAGAGCTTTTTGACAAGTTTGGTTAAAGAGATGTGTTCAAGAATTCGTGAAAGTACTGAATTGGTAGAGAGATTGACTTATAACAAAGCACATCAGAGGGTTAAGCTGTTATTTATGAAATATGCATTAAGTCAAAATAAGAGCAACGATAATGGCACTCCTATATTATTGAAGATACCACTAACCCATCAGGATATTGCCGATATGACGGGGCTTACACGAGAGACTGTCTCAGCAGCACTGATTGATATGAAGAACAACGGTGAAATAAGCAGCGTGAAGAGTAAAATCTATAAATTAAATCCGCCTTTTTTTGAGAATTTGTAA
- a CDS encoding PAS domain S-box protein, with amino-acid sequence MKHKHNNDDLQFAYNFLKERYDKLVKSVTGYVYTIEIDDIGNIHTTHGPGCETITGYTSQNYEDNPFLWVQMIHDDDKDIVLKNIDDIDKGHYIEPFEHRIIHKNGSIRWIRNTLISDCAKDKKIINHGIITDITERKQAEDKLRENYNFIKTVIDGVHSLIYAKDIDGRYILVNDALCKFLGKQRDDIIGRTVKDIFPFEDAQIMEEVDSDVFQNGIPHSFVIDIKHNDRTYTFLTNKTLYKDKDDNIKGIIGVSHDITLLKQKEEKEKSFLEEMKLLINNLPIGVAYIDRDFNILELNKYSCKVLELPEEGFINKKCYDLYGEYAHDTLKQGKDKICSYCKVTECLNDKKSITYESKYKNMYVRKTLIPEYDKNGEITRILEIVVDITDYLTKELLETIAQGITDEIMLIDNNYRILWANKSMLLNHSYKIDDLIGMCCYNAIHHRDSECNSPQHPCPLKDDHKNVIHEHIDKDGTKHYVEISLYPISNGHIKKYVHISKDITERVIAEETIKELNRTLEKRVLEELQKNREKEQMLVQKSKMATMGEMIGMVSHQWKQPLNALSLIIQDIGDVYKFGELTKEYMDNQLSTSIKQIKFMAKTIDGFRDFFKPLKTKIIFDVKSAIEELLSMFIQMFSSEYIDIRIEAKEGAITSAYGYPNEFKQVLLNILNNSKDAILAKRSSGNKIKGQIDINITNDDEREHIIIYINDNGGGIPVEIIDRIFDHYFTTKESEGTGIGLFISKTIIETRMGGSLTVSNIDGGAEFLINLNVHKTEIV; translated from the coding sequence GTGAAGCATAAACATAATAATGATGATTTACAATTTGCATATAATTTTCTAAAAGAAAGGTACGACAAATTAGTTAAATCCGTCACTGGTTATGTTTATACTATAGAAATAGACGATATCGGTAATATCCACACTACTCATGGGCCGGGATGCGAAACAATAACAGGATACACCTCACAAAATTATGAAGACAATCCATTCCTGTGGGTGCAAATGATACATGATGATGATAAAGATATTGTATTAAAAAACATAGATGATATTGATAAAGGACACTACATAGAGCCGTTTGAACACCGAATAATACATAAAAATGGTTCAATTCGGTGGATAAGAAATACTCTTATATCTGATTGCGCTAAGGACAAAAAAATCATAAACCACGGTATCATTACAGACATTACTGAGAGAAAGCAAGCAGAGGATAAGCTGCGTGAAAACTATAATTTTATCAAAACCGTAATAGACGGGGTTCATTCGCTAATATATGCTAAAGATATAGATGGCAGATACATATTAGTCAATGATGCGCTATGTAAGTTTCTTGGAAAGCAGAGAGATGACATAATAGGCAGAACCGTTAAAGATATATTTCCTTTTGAGGATGCACAGATTATGGAAGAAGTGGATTCTGATGTTTTCCAAAACGGTATCCCACATTCTTTTGTGATTGATATCAAACATAACGATAGAACATATACATTTTTAACAAATAAGACTTTGTATAAAGATAAAGATGACAATATTAAAGGTATTATTGGAGTTTCCCATGATATCACACTATTAAAACAAAAGGAGGAAAAAGAGAAATCATTTTTAGAAGAAATGAAGCTGTTAATAAATAATCTGCCTATAGGTGTCGCATATATTGACAGGGACTTTAATATTTTGGAACTTAATAAATATTCATGCAAAGTGCTGGAACTGCCGGAAGAAGGCTTTATCAACAAAAAGTGCTATGATTTGTATGGAGAATATGCCCATGACACCTTAAAACAAGGTAAAGACAAAATTTGTAGTTACTGTAAAGTAACAGAATGCTTAAACGATAAAAAAAGTATAACCTACGAATCGAAATATAAAAATATGTATGTAAGAAAAACACTAATACCGGAGTATGATAAAAACGGCGAAATAACACGCATTCTGGAAATAGTGGTGGACATTACCGATTATTTGACAAAGGAGCTATTGGAGACAATAGCTCAAGGCATTACAGATGAAATAATGCTTATAGATAATAACTATAGAATTTTATGGGCTAATAAATCGATGTTGTTAAACCATAGTTATAAGATAGATGACTTAATCGGTATGTGTTGCTACAATGCTATTCATCACAGAGATTCTGAATGTAATTCTCCACAACATCCATGTCCCTTAAAAGACGACCATAAAAATGTGATTCATGAGCATATCGATAAAGACGGAACAAAACATTATGTTGAAATATCACTATATCCTATAAGCAATGGACATATTAAAAAATATGTCCATATCAGCAAAGATATAACGGAACGTGTTATAGCAGAAGAAACAATAAAGGAACTAAATAGAACCCTTGAAAAAAGGGTGCTTGAGGAATTACAAAAAAATAGAGAAAAAGAGCAGATGTTAGTACAAAAATCAAAAATGGCAACTATGGGAGAAATGATTGGGATGGTATCTCATCAGTGGAAGCAGCCATTGAATGCGTTGTCTCTGATAATACAAGACATAGGAGATGTTTATAAATTTGGAGAACTAACCAAAGAATATATGGATAATCAACTTTCGACATCAATTAAGCAAATAAAATTTATGGCAAAAACCATAGATGGTTTCAGAGATTTTTTTAAACCCTTAAAAACAAAAATAATTTTTGATGTGAAAAGTGCAATAGAAGAACTACTTTCAATGTTTATTCAGATGTTTAGCTCAGAATATATCGATATTCGAATTGAAGCGAAAGAGGGTGCAATAACTTCTGCGTATGGCTATCCAAATGAATTCAAACAGGTTTTACTTAATATTTTAAATAATTCTAAAGATGCTATATTGGCAAAAAGAAGCTCCGGCAATAAAATTAAGGGACAAATAGATATAAATATCACTAATGACGATGAAAGAGAGCACATAATAATTTATATCAATGATAATGGTGGAGGTATTCCGGTGGAAATAATAGACAGGATATTTGACCATTATTTTACAACAAAGGAATCTGAAGGCACCGGCATAGGTCTCTTCATTTCAAAAACCATAATAGAGACACGCATGGGTGGTAGTTTGACTGTTAGTAATATCGATGGTGGTGCTGAGTTTCTGATAAATCTAAATGTGCATAAAACGGAGATTGTTTAA